Within Deinococcus actinosclerus, the genomic segment GGGCGCCTGGGCCGGGGCGGCGGTCTGGGCGGGGGCCGTCTGCATGGGGGCCGCCTGACCCTGGTTGATGCCCTGGTGGGCCAGCACGTCGCTCACGCGGATGCGGCCGTTGGGGCCACTGCCACGCACCTGGGTCAGGTCGAGGTTCAGTTCACGCGCCAGCTGCCGCGCGGCGGGCACGGCCAGCACCCGGCCATCCGCGCGGGTCGGCTGGGTGGGTGCGGCAGGGGCGACGGGCTGGCGGGCGCCGAGGCCCTGCACCTGCACCTTCTCGTCGCTGGAGAACGCCTTGAAGAGGCTGGTGGAGTCGTCGTCGGCCCCCTTCTGGAGGTGTCCGGCCTCGACGATGCTGCCACCGATCTGTTCGCGTTCTTCCTGCGCCTGCGCGGGCAGCTGCGGCTCGGCGGCGCCCGGGTTCGCCGCGTTGTCCTGAATGGCCTGCGTGGCCGGGACCGTGCCCGCACCGCCGGTCTCGTCGATCAGGGCGATGGCGGCGTGCACGGCCACCACGTCCCCCTCGCCCGCGAGGCGCTTACTGAGCACCCCGGCGACCGGGCTGGGGAGTTCCACGGTGACCTTGTCGGTCATGACCTCGCACAGGGGCTGTTCCAGGGCGATGGTATCGCCCTCCTGCACCAGCCACTTCAGGATTTCGCCCTCGACGACGCTCTCGGCCAGTTCGGGCAGCAGCACTTCTTTCATAGCGACCTCTCTTGATCTTTCTTGTGTGTCGGTTCAGCGCAGCACGGTGGCGCGCAGCAGTCCGTAGATGAGCAGCAGGACGCCCAGCCCCTGGATCCAGCGTTCCCCGCGCGCGTACACCCAGGCGCTGACGCCCAGCAGGACGAACATGCCGCCGATGGCGACGCTCTGCCAGGGTTCGGCGAGTTTTCCCGCGAGGGCGTACAGCGTGAAGCCGATCAGCAGGCCCAGGGTGCCCAGCAGGGGGCGCAGCAGGTCAGGTCGCATGGAGACAGCTTAGGGGCCAGGGGACGGGGTCAGTAGTTGAGGGCCTGGACGCAGGCGGCCACGATGCGGTTCGCGCCGGGCAGGTACACCTTGTCCTGCACGTACGGGTACGGCGTGTCGAAGCCCGCCACCTGACCGACGGGGGCGGTCAGATAATCGAAGGCCTGCTCCTGGATGACGTACGCGACCTCGCCCATGAAGTTGCTGATGCGCGGCGCCTCGCTGACGAGGACGGCCCGGCCGGTCTTCTGGACGCTGGTCAGGACGCGGTCGCGGTCCCAGGGCACCAGGGAACGCAGGTCAATGACCTCGACGCTGACGCCCTCGGCGGCCAGGGCGTCGGCGGCCTTCTCCAGGTCGGGCATCACGCCGCCGTAACCGATGAGGCTCAGGTCGCTGCCCTCGCGGCGCACGGCGGCCTCGCCCAGTTTCACGACATAGTCGTGGTCGGGCACCTCGCCCTTGGCGGCGCGGTAGAGGCGTTTGGGTTCGAAGTAGATGACCGGGTCCTCGCCGCGCAGCGCGGCCTTCAGCAGGCCCTTGGCGTCGTAGGGGGTGCTGGGCATGACGACCTTCAGGCCCGGGGTGTGGGTGTAGTAGCTCTCAGGGCTCTGGCTGTGGTGGTGCCCGCCCTTCACGCCGCCGCCCGAGGGCGTGCGGATGACCATGGGCGCCGTGAACTGCCCCGCCGACCGGTAGCGGATCTTGGCGGCCTGCGAGATGATCTGGTCGAAGCCGGGGCCCATGTAGTCCGCGAACTGGATTTCCGCGATGGGGCGCAGGCCGCGCACGGCCATGCCGACGGCGGCGCCAACAATGCTGGCCTCGCTCAGCGGCGTGTCGAAGACGCGGTGCTTGCCGAAGCGTTCCTGCAGGCCGGCGGTGGCCATGAACACGCCGCCGCGCGCGCCGACGTCCTCGCCGAACAGCACGACCCGTTGGTCGCGTTCCATCTCCTCGGCGATGGCCTCGGTGACGGCCTGGATGAGGTTGATGGTGCGGCCGGTCGTCATGGGGGCAGCCTCCGGGCGGGTCTGGGTGGCGGTCATGCGCGGCCTCCGGTCTGCTCGGCGCGCAGGAAGGCTTCCTGCTGGCGCAGGTGGTCGGGCAGGTCGGCGTACACGTCCTCGAACATGATGCGCCAGTCGGGCTGCCCGGTCGCCTCGGCGGCGAGCACCTGCTCGTCCACCTCGCGGTGCGTCTGCGCGATCAGCGCGGCGCGTTCCTCGGCGGTCACGGGGTGCCCCAGGTGCGCCAGGAGGTTCTCCAGGCGGGTGATGGGGTCACGGGCCAGCCACGCGTCGACTTCCTCGCGGGTGCGGTAGTGCTTCTCGGCGTCCGCGTCCGCGTTGCTGTGCGAGCCCACGCGGTAGGTGAGGCACTCGACCAGGGCGGGGCCCTGACCGCTGCGGACCTGCTCGGCGGCAAATGAGCAGACTTCCATGACGGCGATGATGTCGTTGCCGTCCACGTAGTAGCCGGGCATGCCGTACGCTTTCGCCTTGATGTGGATGGTCTCGCTGGCGGTCTGCTCGCGGATGCTGGTGCTGATTGCCCACTGGTTGTTCTCGCAGACGAATAGCGCGGGGGCCTGCGCGGCGCCCGCCATGTTCATCCCGGCGTGCCAGTCGCCTTCACTCGTGGCGCCGTCCCCGAAGGTGCAGACGGTGATCTCGTCCACGCCGAGGTACTTCTGTGCCATGGCGTTCCCGGCGGCGGGCGGCACCTGCGACGCGATGGAGGAACTGATGGACACGAAGTTCTGGCGCTGCGCGGCGAAGTGGTGCGGCATCTGGCGGCCCCGGCAGGAGTCGCTGTTCGTGCCCAGGCACTGGCTGATCAGTTCCGCCATGGGCACACCCATCGCGAGGCCCAGGGTGTGGTCGCGGTAGTACGGCCAGACCCAGTCGTGCCCGACGCGGATCGAGCGGGCGAGGCCCACCTGGGTGGCCTCCATACCGCTGGACTGCGCGTAGAAGGTGGTGCGGCCCTGCCGGAGCAGCGTGATGAGCTTGCGGTCGAATTCGCGCGCCTGGAGCATCAGGCGGTGCAGGTCGCGCAGCACCTCGGGCGTGTAGCGCTCCGGGAGGGGCTGCACCGGCGTCCCGTCTTCCGCGACGAAGCGGATGGGTTCGGGGGTGAAGGGTTGAATCATGGGCTGGGGCCTCCTGACCGGGTGCGCGCCGCCGCCGCTGGGGCCTGGGCACGTCCGGAAGTTCATCTGTCTAGCAAACGCTCGTTAGGCATTTTAGACGCTTTGTCCATGAGGCGCGAATCCTGCCCCGGAAGGCGAACCGGTTCCAGCCCTGCGGCCTCCTCACAGAAGCTCCCTGGCGTCCAGACCAGCCGGACGCCAGGGAGCCAGAACCGCCACTCCGGATCAGTGGGCGAAGAACACCAGATCCTCCGGCACGTGCGGCGGCACCGCCCTCCCCTCCCCTGCCGGACTCAGGTCTGCCGCCAGGGCGCGCGCCTCGCGCAGGTAGCTGGCGTACGGGACCGCGCCCGCCGCCGTCCGGGGCCGCGCGTCCCCGAACAGCTCCATCGAGGCGGCGTCCGCCGGGTGCGTCCACGCGCCGGACTCCCAGTCGAAGGCGTACAGCGCCACAAAGCGCTCGCCGAACTCCGCGACGAACTCGATGGCGTCCAGCAGGAACTCCACCTCCTCGTCGGTGGCCCACGGGGCCAAGTTGAGCCTCGTCCAGCCGGGCTTCACGCCGTCCACGTGATTGAGCGCGCACTGCAGGTACCGCTCGCTGGTCTGGTCATCCACGTTCAGCAGCACGTGCCCGTACGGTCCGGCGCAGGCGCAGCCGCCACGCGCCTGGATGCCGAACAGGTCGTTCAGCAGCCGCACGACCAGCCGGGGGTGCAGCTGCCGCCCGCCGGGCGTGAAGGTCAGGAACGACAGGAAGGCCAGCCGGGGCGCCTCCAGGTTCCCCAGCAGTCTGATCTGGGCATTCGCGCCCAGGCGGGTCAGGGCGCGGGCGAACAGTTCGTGCTCCCGCGCCGTGATCTGCGCGGCGCCCAGCTCGGCCTTGACGCGGAAGGCCAGCGCCGTGCGGATCTTCCCGAGGATCGCGGGCGTCCCGGCGTCCTCGCGGGCCTCGATGTCCTCCACGTACACCTGCCGCTCGCGGTTCACGAAGCGCACCGTACCGCCCCCCGGCGTGCTGGGCACCGCCAGCCGGTACAGGTCCTCGCGGAAGCACAGCAGGCCCGGCGTGCCGGGGCCACCCACGAACTTGTGCGGGCTGAGGAACACCGCGTCGTACCCGTCGGGACGGCCCGGTTTCATGTCGATGGTCACGTACGGCCCACTGGCGGCGAAGTCGAAGAACGCGTACGCGCCGTGCGCATGCAGGATGCGCGCCACCGAGCGGGTATCGGTCAGCAGGCCGGTCACGTTGCTCGCGGCGCTGAACGACCCGATCTTGGGCCGCCCCGCGTAGCGCGGGTCCTTCAGCGCGGCGACCAGGGCGTCCAGATCCAGGTTCCCGCGTTCGCACAGGGGGATCTCCACGACCTCGGCCAGCGTCTCGCGCCAGCTGATCTCGTTGCTGTGATGCTCGTACGGGCCGACGAACACGACCGGCCTCTCCCCCACCGGCATCCCGGCCAGGATCGCGGCGCGGTGGTGGGCGCCCACCGTCAGGCCCAGGATGTCCTGCATGCGCCGCACCGCCGCCGTGCTACCCGACCCGCAGAACACCAGCTTGCAGGTGGCGTCGCCGCCCAGCTGCTCCTTGACATACTCGGCCGCCTGATGGGTCAGGTGCGTCGAGTGCGCGCCGGTCGCGCTGTCCTCGGTGTGGGTGTTCGCGTACAGCGGCAACGCCAGGGTCGCCACGCGCTCCTCGACGCTGCGCAGCGCGCGGCCCGACGCGACGTAATCGGCGTACGTGACGCGCCGCTCCCCGAAGGGCGTGCGGATCACGGTGTCGGTCCCGATCAGGTCGGCGCGCAGCTGCTCGAAGTTCATTCCCCCATGGTAGGCGGGCGGTCAGCGCGGCTCAACGGCCCTGATCGGCTGGGCCGGTCACCCCCATCAGGCAGCCCCCCTGAAGGCGTGCCGGCCTGCATGGGATCACCGTTGCCCACGCGCGGGGCGGGTACACTGGTGGGCTGATGAGCGGCTGGAATGTCTTGGTCATAGGTGGTGGGCACGCGGGGCTGGAAGCGGCGTGGGCCGCCGCGAAGTTCTCCCGCGTGGCCCTGCTGATCGGGAACCCCGCCACCGTGGGCCGCATGCCGTGCAACCCGGCGGTGGGCGGCCCCGGCAAGAGCCAGCTGGTGTTCGAGTTGCAGGCGCTGGGCGGCCTGATGGGCCGACTCGCCGACGAGACCGCCATCCACACCCGCACCCTGAACGCCAGCAAGGGCCCCGCCGTGCAGTCCCTGCGCGTGCAGAACGAACGCGACGCCTACGCCGAACGCGCCCAGGACGTGATCTTCGGGCATCCGAACATCGACATCCTGCGCGGCGAGGCTGCCGATCTGGAAAGCGACGGCCAGGGCGGCTGGCTGGTCGTCACGACCGACGGGCGCCGGCTGGCGGCCCGCAGCGTCGTGGTCGCGGCGGGGACTTTCATGCGCGGCGTGACGTGGTACGGCCGGCAGTCCCGCGCCGAGGGCCGCCAGGGCGAACCGCCTGCGCGCTTCCTGTCCGCGCCGCTCGCGCGCGCCGGGCACGTCCTGAAGCGCTACAAGACCGGCACGCCGCCGCGCGTGCGGGCCGACGCGGTGAACTTCGCCGAGCTGCTGGAAATCCCGGCCGACCCGAATCCGCGTGGCTTCACGGGCACGCCCGGCCCGCGTGCCGCCGAATCCCCCACCTGGCAGACGCACACGACCTCCGAAACGCACCGCCTGATCAACGAGAACCTGCACGAATCCCCAATGTTCGCGGGGATATCGAGGGCCTGGGGCCGCGCTACTGCCCCAGCATCGAGGACAAGGTCGTGCGCTTCGCGCATCACGACCGGCACCTGCTATTCGTGGAGCCGGACGGCGTGCAGACCAGCGAGGTGTACCTGCAGGGCTTCAGCTCGTCGCTGCCGCCGCACCTGCAGGACGCGCTCGTGCGGTCGCTGCCGGGATTTGAGCAGGCGGTCATCCAGCGCTACGCGTACGCCGTGGAGTACGACGTGGTGGATTCGCTGGAACTGTCCCTGAACCTCGAATCGAAGCTGATGCCAGGCGTGTTCACGGCCGGGCAGATCAACGGCACGAGCGGCTACGAGGAGGCCGCCGCGCAGGGCCTGATCGCCGGGACGGCCGCGGCCCGCCGCGCGCTGGGTGAAGCCGAGCAGGTCATCGGGCGGGAGACCGGGTACATCGGCGTGCTGCTGGACGAACTGGTGTTCAAGGGCAGCAACGAGCCGTACCGCATGATGACCAGCCGCGTGGAGCACCGCCTGCTGGTGCGCCAGGACAACGCCGACGAGCGCATGACACCCATCGGGCACGCACTGGGGCTGGTGGACGACGCGGAACTGGCGCGGGTGCAGGTCAAGTACGCGCGGGTGCAGGGTGGTATCGCGGCGCTGGAGGCGCAGCGGGCGCAGGGCCAGACCGGGGACGCGTGGCTGCGCCGCCCGGAGTTCAGCCTGCCGGACGTGGAGGCGCTGGGCGTCACGCTGCCCGAGCTGTCGCCCGCCGAGCGCGAGGCGGTGGAGATCCGCGTGAAGTACGCCGGCTACATTCGCCGGGCCGAGGTGCAGCTGCGCGCCGAGGACCGCTCGCGCGGCCTGAGTCTGGAGGGCATCGATTTCGGCAGCATCGCGGCGCTGTCGAACGAGGCACGCGAGAAGCTGGGCCGCGCCCAGCCCCGGACTGTGGAACAGGCCAGCCGGATTCCCGGCGTGCGACACGCGGATATCAGCGCGCTGCTGGTGCACCTCAAGCAGCGGAGCGGGGACGTTTCACGGGAAATCTGACGGTGAAACAACACGGGTCGGAGAGCACATCCCTCTCCGACCTTTTCTGCGCTTGACCCCGCCTGCGTTTCACGGGAAACTTGACGGTGAAACAACGGAGGTTCGATGACGGGAACAGTCAATACCCTGGACGCCACCTTTGAGCAGGGCCTGCTACTGGGCATCCTGATCGGCGAGGGCCACTTCGGCGGGGACGGCAAGCAGCCGCAGATCACGCTGCGCATGCACACCCGCCACCAGAAACTCTTCGAGACGCTGCTGCGCCTGTGCCCCGGCTCGAAACTGTACGGACCGTACAACCACGGCGGCAGGCGCTATTTTCAGTGGATGGCGCGCGGCGAGGTGCTGCGCGAGACGCTGCTGCCCCTGCTGGATCGGCTGCCGCTGGAGGACATCGATGAACACGTCTACGAGAGGTATCAGGATATGAAAGTCAGGTACGGCCTGTGACCCCCGAAGGGCAGGCGCTGCTCCGTCAGGGGGCAACGGAACTCGGGCTGGATGTCGAGGACCAGCTGCCCCAGTTCGAGCAGTTGCTGGACCTGCTGGTCGAGGCCAACAGCCGCGTGAACCTCACGGCGCTGAAGACGGAATCGGACATCGTCCTGAAGCACTTCGTGGATTCCCTGAGCTGCCTGCGCGGCGGGCACCTGGACGGCGCGGGCCTGCGGGTGCTGGACATCGGCACCGGGGCGGGCTTCCCGACGCTGCCGCTGGCGATCGTGCGGCCGGAGGTGGCCTTCACGCCGCTCGACTCGATCCGCAAGAAGATCGATTTCGTGCGCACGGCGGCCGAGGCGCTGAACCTGACAGGCGTCACCCCGCTGGTGGGCCGCGCCGAGACGCTGGGGCGCGACCCCGAACACCGCGACACGTACGACCGGGTGGTGTGCCGCGCCGTGGCGGCCCTGCCGATCCTGGCGGAACTGGGCCTGCCGCTGCTGAAACCCGGCGGGCTGCTCGTGGCGCAGAAGGGCCCGATCAGCGAGGAGGAACTGCACGCTGGTCGCCGCGCGGCAGGCGAGGTCGGGGGCCGCGTGACCGAGGTGGACGCCTTTACGCTGCCCGTGCTGGGCGACGCCCGCACCCTGGTCGTGATCGAGAAGGTGGGCCCCACCCCGAAGAAGTACCCCCGGCGCGAGGGTGTGCCCAACCAGCAGCCGCTATTCTGGACGGCACGGTGAACGGCTTGCGACACAACGACATGCGGAGGACGCCGTGAAGGTACTCGGCGTCGTGAATCAGAAAGGCGGGGTGGGCAAGACCACCACCGCCGTGAACCTCGGCGCGTACCTCGCGGCGGGCGGCAAGCGCGTCCTGCTACTGGACATGGACCCGCAGGCGAACGCCACGAGCGGCCTGGGGCAACGCGGCGCCACGCAGGGCCTGTACGAGGCGCTGGGCGAACCCGCCCGCGCCGCCGAGTACACCGTGGAAACGGTGCAGGCGAACCTCTTCCTGCTGCCCGCCACGCCGGATCTGGCCGGGGCGGGCGTGGAGCTCGCCGAGGATCCGGACGCCCTGACGCGCCTGCTGGCGTCCATCCAGGGGTACGACGTGGTGCTGATCGACGCGCCGCCCAGCCTGGGGCCGCTGACCGTGAACGTGCTGGCCGCCGCCGACGCGCTGCTGATTCCCCTGCAGGCCGAGTACTACGCCCTGGAGGGTCTCGCGGGCCTGATGGAGACCGTCGAGCGCGTGCAGGGCGGCCTGAACCCGCGCCTGAAGGTGCTGGGCGTCGTGCTGACCATGTTCGACGGGCGCACGAACCTCTCGCAGGACGTCGAGAGCATGGTCCGGCAGCACTTCGGGGAGCTGGTGTTCTGGTCGGTCGTGCCGCGCAACGTGCGCCTGTCCGAGGCGCCCAGCTTCGCCAAGCCCATCAACGCGTTCGCACCGCTCTCGGCGGGCGCGGCGGCGTACAAGCGCCTGAGCGAGGAGGTGATGCAGCGTGTCGAAAAAATCTAGCCTGGGCCGTGGCCTGGACGCGCTGCTCGGCAAACCCGCCGAGAGCGCGCCGGGCGCGCAGGTACAGTCCCTGAAGATCGAGAAGATCGTGCAGGCCGCCTACCAGCCGCGTCAGGTGTTCACGCCGGAATCCCTGGCGGAACTCGCGCAGAGCATCCGCGACAAGGGCGTGCTGCAACCCCTGCTGGTCCGCCCGCGTGACGATCACTTCGAGATCGTGGCCGGGGAGCGCCGCTGGCGGGCCAGTCAGCTCGCCGGGCTGACCGAACTGCCCGTGATCATCCGCGACCTCGGGGACCGCGAGGCGCTGGAGATCGCGATCGTGGAGAACCTCCAGCGCGAGGACCTGGGGGCGCTGGAAGAGGCCCGCGCGTACCAGGCGCTCATGGAGCAGGGCCTGAATCAGGAGGGCGTGGCGCAGGCGGTCGGCAAGAGCCGCAGCGCCGTGTCGAACGCCCTGCGCCTGCTGACGCTGCCTGCCCCGGCCCTGCGTGCACTGGACGACGGGCAGATCAGCGCCGGGCACGCCCGCGCGATCCTGGCGCAGCCTGACGGAGACCGCGCCTGGGCGCTGGAGCAGATCACGGCCCGCAGCCTCAGCGTCCGCGAGGCCGAAGCCCTCAAGCGTGAGAAGCGCGAGCCCACGCCCATCAAGGTGAACCCGCCGCGCGCGTTCCGGCAGGTGGAGCTCGACCTGAGCCGCCGCACCGGCACCCGCGTGCGCATCACGGGTGAGGACAAGGGCCGCGTGGAACTGAACTACGCGTCCCGCGAGGAACTCGACCGGATTCTGGAGATCCTGGGCTACGCCGCAGAGGAATAACGGCACAGGTCAGGACAACGGACGAGAGGCGGCCCCAGTCACCAGGGCCGCCTCTCGGTCACGCGGTCAGCGGGTGCCGACGAGGTAGATGTTCGGCCAGGGCCGGTAGGTGCTCTTGAGGGTGTCCTGCTTGAAGGCCTTGCCGTCCCGCATGAACCGGCGGGTGACCTCGATCACGGCGCCGGGTGCGGCCCAGTCCACCTGCTTGCGCTGCCCCCGGGCCAGCGTCGCGTCCGGGATCAGCCGGTCGGCGGGGGAGGGGGTGGTGCTCAGGGTGCGGGGCGCGCCGATCTCCACGGTGAAATCGCGGGCCTTGCCGAACACGTTCACGGTCAGGGTGGAGGACTCGTCGTCCCAGTCGCTCTGGAACCACAGGGAACCGCCGGTGTCGTTGGCGAACTTCAGGTCCAGGCTGGGCTGGTAGATGGTCGCGTCGAGGCCCTGCGGGTCGTAGTAGTGCACCTGATAGGAGTGGTTCTGGCGTTGCAGGATCGGCAGGCCCGCCGCGTACAGCGCGCGGAACACGGTCGTGCTGACCTGACAGATGCCGCCGCCCACGCCGTTCGCGGTGCGTTCCCCCGCGATGACCAGCCCGGTCACGAAGCCCGTGCCGGTGGTGATCGGGCCGACCATCTGGTTGAACGACACGCTCTTCCCGTCCAGCAGGCGATCCTGGAAGCGGCTGGTGCCCACGTGGATGTTCGTGATGCGGGCGGCGCTGCTGCCGTAGTAGTTCGTCTGCCCGGTGCCCAGGTGCGCGGTGATGCCGCGAGACGCGAAGTAATCCAGCGTGCGTTTCGGCGCCACCTGACCTGTGACGGGGACGGTCACCTTGATGCCTGTGGGGTCCTTGATGGCCGCCAGCAGGTTCGCGCGGGCCTTCGCAGCGTCAACCTTCAACCCGTTGCGCTGCACGACCGCCCAGCCGTCCCAGAGCTCCTCGAAGCGGGCGTCCTGCGCGGTGGGGGGCAGGGCCTTCAAGAAGGCAGTCAGTTCCTGATCCAGACTCTCGGTGATCACGCCGCGCGCCCGGATGACCTCCACACGCTTGCCAGGAATGGTCAGGGTGCGGCTGAACGGCACGGTCGTCTTCTTGCCGTTCACGAGCGCAGGCCACTGGGCCTCCACCGTGATCAGCAGCGGGGCCGTGATCCTCGCCGGGACCGGGGTGACCTGCGGCGTGGGGGTCGGCGGCGCGGGCTGAGGCGCCGGGGTGGGTGTGGGTTCCGGGGTCGGCTGAGGGACTGGACTCGGCTGGGGCTCCGGCGCAGGCGTCGGTGCGGGACTCGGTTCCGGCTGGGGGGCGGGCGGCGTGGGCGGCAGTGCCGGGATGGTCTGCGCCGGCGGGGGAGGGGAGGGCTCCGTGCCCGTCTGGGCCAGGGCAGCGGTCACGAGGGAGCCACTGAGCAGCAGGGCGCCCAGGGTCAGGGCGCGCCGGGAGGCGGGGGTCATGTGGCGAGTATTCCACGCGCCCAGGCCCACTCCATGAAAAGACCATCCATGAAACGGGCCGCCCGGCAGCGTTCACCGGACGGCCCGCACGCGGCCGGCTTACGCGGGCTGCACGCCTCGCTCGGCCAGCTGCCGCGCGATCTCGGCGACGGCATGATCGGCGTGGAAGCGGCCGTTCTCGATGAACACCTGATTCGTGCGTCCGGCGAAGCCCGCGCTGCCTACCACGAACAGGCCCGGCACGCTGCTCTGGTAGTGCTCGTCCAGCACGAGGCACTCGTCCGGCTGCGTGGCAAGACTCAGACCGTCCAGGAACGAGAGGTCGGGGCGGTAGCCGGTCAGGGCGAACGTGAAGTCGGTCGGCAGCTCCCAGGTGGTACCGTCCTCGCGCTGCACGACCACGTGCTCGGGGTGGATCTCGACCACGCGGGAGCTGAAGTGCGCGGCGATGCTGCCTTCCTTGATGCGGTTTTCCAGGTCGGGGCGCACCCAGTACTTGATGGTGCTCTTCAGTTCGGGCGCGCGGACGACCATGGTCACGTTCACGCCGCTGCGCCACAGGTCCAGCGCGGCGTCGGCGGCGCTGTTCCCCGCGCCGATCACGGTGACGTTCAGGCCCATGAACGGGTGCGCCTCGGTGTAGTAGTGGCTGACGTTCTCGCCGTCCTCACCGGCGATGCCCAGCGCCAGGGGGTTGTCGTAGTACCCGGTGGCGACCACCACGCGCCGCGCCTCCACCACGCCGGGCGTGCCGTCGCGCTTCTCTACTTCCAGCGTGAAGCCCGCCGGGGCGGCGTGCACGCGCGTCACCTCGGTGTACTGCTCGACGTTCAGGCTCTCGCGCTGCGCGACCAGCCGGTAGTACATCAGCGCGTCGCGCCGGTCGGGCTTGTCGTGCCCGGTCACCATGGGGTGATTCCCGATCTCCAGTTCCGGCGCGGTCGTGAAGAACGACATGTACGTGGGGTACTCGAAGATCGCGTTCACCACGCAGCCCTTCTCCAGCACCACGTAACTCAGGCCCGCACGCTTGCAGGCGATGGCGGCGGCGAGGCCCACCGGGCCCGCTCCGACGATGGCGACATCCACCAGACTCATGAGCGGCATTCTGCCAGCCGCGCCCCGCCCGAGTCTGCGGGCGAGGCACGGTGCCGGGATCAGGCGCGGCGGATCAGCGTTCGGAAGGTCAGGTCAAAGGGGTTGGCGTCGTCCGCCGCGCGCGTCCGCTCCTGCGTGACGACCCACCCGTCCCCCAGGTCCGGCATGACCGTATCCCCCTCCAGCCGCGCGTGAATCAACGTGAGTTCCACCCGGGTCAGCTGCGGCAGGTACAGGGCGTACACCTCGGCCCCGCCGATGATCGCCACCTCCGGCGCGTCCCCGGCCAGGGCCAGAGCCTCCTGCGGCGAGTGGGCCACCTGCGCGCCGGGCGCGCTGAACGCCCGGTTGCGGGTCAGGACGATATTCGCGCGGCCCGGCAGTGGCCGCCCGCCCAGCGAATCCCACACCTTGCGGCCCATGACGTTCGGCTTCCCGCGACTGTGCGAGCGGAAGTGCGCCAGATCCGCCGGGAGGTGCCACGGCATCCCCCCGTCCCGCCCGATCACGCCGCTCTCGGTCACCGCGACGATGCCGACCAGTTCAGGGGGCCGGGACATGCCGCACCTCAATCCCCGCGTCCCGCAGGATCTGCTCCCCACTCGGCAGGCCCGACTCCACGCGGTTCGTCTCGCGGTACGCCGTCTCGAAGATCACGCGCCCCACCCGCCGCGAATTCACGATCAGGCGCGCGCACGCCGCGCACGGCTCGTGCGTCACGTACAGCGTGTGCCCCTCGCCGTTCCAGTTCGCGGCCAGCAGGGCGTTCACCTCCGCGTGAATGAACCCGCTGTGCCCCTGCGACAGGCTCTCGCGTTCGTTCGGTTCGCCCGCCGCGCGCCCGTTGTACCCCACGCCCACCACCCGGTGATGCCGGTCCAGGATGCACGCCCCCACCCGCACCTTGCTGTCCGCGCTGCGCGTCGCCCACAGCCGCGCCGTCGCCAGCCCCAGCTCATCGAACGACGGGCGGGTCACACGGCCACCGGGGCCTTGATGCCGGGGTGCGGGTCGTAGCCTTCCAGGCGGAAGTCCTCGTACCTGAACTCGAAGATGTCCTTCACCGCAGGGTTGAGGTGCATGACCGGCAGTGAACGCGGCTCCCGTG encodes:
- a CDS encoding YpdA family putative bacillithiol disulfide reductase, whose amino-acid sequence is MSLVDVAIVGAGPVGLAAAIACKRAGLSYVVLEKGCVVNAIFEYPTYMSFFTTAPELEIGNHPMVTGHDKPDRRDALMYYRLVAQRESLNVEQYTEVTRVHAAPAGFTLEVEKRDGTPGVVEARRVVVATGYYDNPLALGIAGEDGENVSHYYTEAHPFMGLNVTVIGAGNSAADAALDLWRSGVNVTMVVRAPELKSTIKYWVRPDLENRIKEGSIAAHFSSRVVEIHPEHVVVQREDGTTWELPTDFTFALTGYRPDLSFLDGLSLATQPDECLVLDEHYQSSVPGLFVVGSAGFAGRTNQVFIENGRFHADHAVAEIARQLAERGVQPA
- a CDS encoding deaminase, whose protein sequence is MTRPSFDELGLATARLWATRSADSKVRVGACILDRHHRVVGVGYNGRAAGEPNERESLSQGHSGFIHAEVNALLAANWNGEGHTLYVTHEPCAACARLIVNSRRVGRVIFETAYRETNRVESGLPSGEQILRDAGIEVRHVPAP
- a CDS encoding dihydrofolate reductase, yielding MSRPPELVGIVAVTESGVIGRDGGMPWHLPADLAHFRSHSRGKPNVMGRKVWDSLGGRPLPGRANIVLTRNRAFSAPGAQVAHSPQEALALAGDAPEVAIIGGAEVYALYLPQLTRVELTLIHARLEGDTVMPDLGDGWVVTQERTRAADDANPFDLTFRTLIRRA
- a CDS encoding VanW family protein translates to MTPASRRALTLGALLLSGSLVTAALAQTGTEPSPPPPAQTIPALPPTPPAPQPEPSPAPTPAPEPQPSPVPQPTPEPTPTPAPQPAPPTPTPQVTPVPARITAPLLITVEAQWPALVNGKKTTVPFSRTLTIPGKRVEVIRARGVITESLDQELTAFLKALPPTAQDARFEELWDGWAVVQRNGLKVDAAKARANLLAAIKDPTGIKVTVPVTGQVAPKRTLDYFASRGITAHLGTGQTNYYGSSAARITNIHVGTSRFQDRLLDGKSVSFNQMVGPITTGTGFVTGLVIAGERTANGVGGGICQVSTTVFRALYAAGLPILQRQNHSYQVHYYDPQGLDATIYQPSLDLKFANDTGGSLWFQSDWDDESSTLTVNVFGKARDFTVEIGAPRTLSTTPSPADRLIPDATLARGQRKQVDWAAPGAVIEVTRRFMRDGKAFKQDTLKSTYRPWPNIYLVGTR